Part of the Williamsia sp. DF01-3 genome, GGGTGCCGCCGCCGTAGGCGGGGTATTCCACGGTCACCGATTTGGGGTTGGCTCGCCGGACCCGGTACCAATCGGCGTGGCGGCCGCGCACCAGGTCCCCGGCGCTGATCGTCTCGCGGGTGTAGTTGGTTGCTTCACCATCCGCGATCTGCTGGGCGCGGACCTGTGTCCAGTAGGTGATGTCCTCGGCTCGCTGGGCCATGCGGGCAGTGAGCCGGTCGCGGTACCGGCTGGCGGCCGGGGTGGTGACCTCTTCGTGTTTGTGGCCGGCGGCGTCGGTGAACAGGGTGCGGCGGTGCCCGTCGAGGCGTCGTTGATCGGCCCGCTGCTCGGCCTCGAGAGTGTCGATGCGGTTGGCCACGGTCACCGGGTTGTAGCGGTGGCCGGTGGTTGCGGCGGCCGCCTCCGCGCGCTGCTCGACCGCCTTGGCCGTGTTCTCGGCCTCCACGGCCTGACCGAGGGTCTTCCACGCTTTGTCGATCGCATTGCGGTGCCGGCGTTCGGAGTGGTGGCCTACCTTGATCGGCTCCCCACCGGGCGGTAGGGCAGCGGTCGCGGCGCGGTCCTTCGCCCACGCCGCCTCGGCGTCGTTCTTCTTGCGTGCGGCTTTGGCGGCCAGGGCGGCGACGCGATCGTCTTGGCGGGCCAGGCGGTCGGCCTCGGCGTCGGCCGCTGGCCGGTGGGTGCGGTCGATGTCGACGGTCACGGTGTGGCCGGCCTCGCGTAGGGCGTGGGCGGCGCGGTTGATCTTGTAGTC contains:
- a CDS encoding DUF3560 domain-containing protein, which codes for HLQLPHTTQGVTPAMTITIRHTHADGTLVEGTSKGDGTNTILKANGFRWFRTLSLWGIAGSRDRQPNDYKINRAAHALREAGHTVTVDIDRTHRPAADAEADRLARQDDRVAALAAKAARKKNDAEAAWAKDRAATAALPPGGEPIKVGHHSERRHRNAIDKAWKTLGQAVEAENTAKAVEQRAEAAAATTGHRYNPVTVANRIDTLEAEQRADQRRLDGHRRTLFTDAAGHKHEEVTTPAASRYRDRLTARMAQRAEDITYWTQVRAQQIADGEATNYTRETISAGDLVRGRHADWYRVRRANPKSVTVEYPAYGGGTLTHTIKYAELTGHRPANSTAAQTDTDDTENTGTADAEKAG